A genomic segment from Roseibium algicola encodes:
- a CDS encoding GntR family transcriptional regulator, giving the protein MALADTNSWTGIREELLRRIHDRIWQPGEQIPHEADLAEEFGCARTTVNRALRDLAESGLVVRKRRAGTRVALNPPQRATLTIPILREEVEALGRTYRHSLLEKDLRPLPPMLHGAFQVTLGADVLFLKTLHFADDRPYAFEERYINLEAAPAARDMTFEDVSANEWLVHNAPYSHGDISFFAVNADKTLSRKLDASTGAALFAMERITWTGPLPITHVRLIFAPGYRMRTEI; this is encoded by the coding sequence TTGGCGCTTGCGGACACAAATTCCTGGACGGGCATTCGCGAAGAACTCCTTCGGCGGATCCATGACCGGATCTGGCAGCCGGGGGAGCAGATCCCCCATGAGGCCGATCTTGCGGAAGAGTTCGGCTGCGCCCGCACCACCGTCAACCGTGCTCTCCGGGACTTGGCCGAAAGCGGGCTTGTGGTGCGCAAGCGCCGGGCGGGAACGCGTGTTGCGCTCAACCCGCCTCAGCGCGCGACGCTCACCATTCCGATCCTGCGTGAAGAAGTCGAAGCGCTTGGCCGCACCTACCGGCACAGCCTTCTGGAAAAGGATCTCCGGCCCCTGCCGCCCATGTTGCACGGCGCGTTCCAGGTGACGCTCGGCGCGGATGTCCTGTTTTTAAAGACGCTGCACTTTGCAGACGACCGGCCTTATGCCTTCGAAGAACGCTACATCAACCTGGAAGCAGCTCCTGCTGCGCGTGACATGACGTTCGAGGACGTCAGCGCCAACGAGTGGCTGGTGCACAACGCGCCCTACAGCCACGGCGACATTTCCTTCTTCGCCGTCAATGCCGACAAGACCCTGTCGCGCAAACTGGATGCCTCCACGGGCGCAGCCCTCTTTGCGATGGAACGCATCACCTGGACCGGCCCCCTGCCGATCACCCATGTCCGCCTGATCTTCGCCCCGGGCTACCGGATGCGGACGGAGAT
- a CDS encoding formimidoylglutamate deiminase, giving the protein MSTVSGATVFAEKALLADGWAENVAVSIGPDGRIASVERDTQPIGERVGILLPAPVNLHSHAFQRAMAGMSERRGSESRDSFWTWRQIMFRFLDALTPEDVEAIAAFVQMEMLEAGYAAVGEFHYLHHQPGGAPYANLAEMSDRIMAAASDTGIGLTHLPVHYQFGGCDGRPLAAGQIRFGNDFDRFQKLHELASEALKSLPDDAVIGVAPHSLRAVDADSLKKAVALAGGNPLHMHLAEQIPEVEEVLAATGQRPVEWLLANHAVSENWCLIHCTQMTSQETAGLAATGAVAGLCPITESSLGDGIFDGVDYLAAGGRFGVGSDSNIRIALSEELRTLEYSQRLRDTCRASVATKEKSTGRVLFDSVVAGGAQAAGRAAGRILEGSLADLVALDGTAIDLEGREGDEILDAWIFAGDDRMVAEVWSAGRHVVSGGNHVKGNAIRAKYRATMASLRARL; this is encoded by the coding sequence ATGTCGACAGTTTCTGGCGCGACGGTTTTTGCGGAAAAGGCGCTTCTGGCCGACGGCTGGGCGGAAAATGTCGCTGTCTCGATCGGTCCGGACGGCCGGATCGCCTCGGTTGAAAGAGATACGCAGCCAATCGGCGAACGCGTCGGCATTCTTCTGCCGGCCCCGGTCAACCTGCACAGCCACGCCTTCCAGCGGGCCATGGCGGGCATGAGCGAGCGGCGCGGTAGCGAAAGCCGCGACAGTTTCTGGACCTGGCGCCAGATCATGTTCCGCTTTCTGGACGCCCTGACGCCGGAAGATGTGGAGGCGATTGCCGCCTTCGTGCAGATGGAAATGCTGGAGGCGGGTTATGCCGCCGTTGGCGAGTTCCACTATCTGCATCATCAGCCGGGCGGTGCGCCCTACGCCAACCTGGCGGAAATGTCGGACCGCATCATGGCGGCCGCTTCAGATACCGGCATCGGCCTTACGCATCTGCCGGTTCATTACCAGTTCGGCGGCTGCGACGGACGCCCATTGGCTGCCGGACAGATCCGCTTTGGCAACGACTTCGACCGTTTCCAGAAACTTCACGAGCTTGCGTCTGAGGCGCTCAAGTCCCTGCCGGATGATGCGGTTATCGGCGTTGCCCCGCATTCACTTAGGGCGGTGGATGCCGACAGTCTGAAGAAGGCCGTTGCCCTTGCCGGCGGCAACCCGCTGCACATGCATCTTGCCGAGCAGATCCCGGAAGTGGAAGAGGTTCTGGCGGCCACGGGGCAGCGCCCCGTGGAATGGCTGCTTGCCAACCACGCGGTTTCAGAAAACTGGTGCCTGATCCACTGCACGCAGATGACCTCGCAGGAGACCGCCGGTCTTGCTGCGACCGGGGCCGTCGCGGGGCTTTGTCCGATCACCGAATCCAGCCTCGGCGACGGGATCTTCGACGGCGTCGACTACCTGGCCGCGGGCGGCCGCTTCGGCGTCGGCTCGGATTCCAACATCCGCATCGCGCTCTCCGAAGAGCTGCGCACGCTGGAATATTCCCAGCGCCTGCGGGATACCTGCCGGGCTTCTGTTGCAACGAAGGAAAAGTCCACCGGTCGGGTCCTCTTCGACAGCGTCGTGGCCGGTGGCGCGCAGGCGGCGGGGCGTGCGGCGGGCAGGATATTGGAAGGATCGCTCGCCGATCTCGTCGCACTGGATGGCACCGCCATCGACCTGGAAGGCCGGGAAGGCGACGAAATTCTTGATGCCTGGATCTTTGCCGGTGACGACCGGATGGTCGCTGAGGTCTGGTCCGCCGGCCGGCATGTTGTTTCCGGCGGAAACCATGTAAAAGGCAACGCCATCCGCGCGAAATACCGGGCCACCATGGCCTCGTTGCGCGCCAGACTTTGA